From the Osmerus eperlanus chromosome 21, fOsmEpe2.1, whole genome shotgun sequence genome, one window contains:
- the LOC134007176 gene encoding FUN14 domain-containing protein 1 isoform X1: MADHREDGQDDPESEEEAYEVVDLTEYARQHQWWSRVFGNNSGPIAEKYSVATQIMMGGVTGWCAGYLFQRVGKIAATAAGGGFLLLQIANHSGYVQVDWKKVEKDVNKAKKHLKKKATKAAPEINSFIEEVKATEFVKRNIVLSSGFVGGFLLGLAS, from the exons ATGGCTGATCACCGAGAAG ATGGTCAGGATGACcctgagagtgaggaagaggcgTACGAGGTGGTGGACCTGACTGAGTATGCCAGGCAGCACCAGTGGTGGAGCAGAGTGTTCGGGAACAACTCTGGCCCTATTGCTGAGAAGTACTCTGTGGCAACGCAGATCATGATGGGAGGTGTGACCGGATG GTGTGCGGGCTACCTGTTCCAGAGAGTAGGGAAAATAGCTGCAACAGCTGCAGGTGGAGGATTTTTATTGTTACAG ATCGCCAATCACAGTGGGTACGTCCAGGTGGATTGGAAGAAGGTGGAGAAAGATGTCAACAAGGCCAAGAAGCATCTGAAGAAAAAAGCCACAAAAGCAGCCCCTGAAATAAACTCCTTCATTGAGGAGGTAAAG GCCACTGAGTTTGTGAAGAGGAACATTGTCTTATCCAGTGGGTTTGTAGGTGGATTTCTCCTGGGCCTGGCCTCCTAA
- the LOC134007176 gene encoding FUN14 domain-containing protein 1 isoform X2 — MADHREDGQDDPESEEEAYEVVDLTEYARQHQWWSRVFGNNSGPIAEKYSVATQIMMGGVTGWCAGYLFQRVGKIAATAAGGGFLLLQIANHSGYVQVDWKKVEKDVNKAKKHLKKKATKAAPEINSFIEEATEFVKRNIVLSSGFVGGFLLGLAS; from the exons ATGGCTGATCACCGAGAAG ATGGTCAGGATGACcctgagagtgaggaagaggcgTACGAGGTGGTGGACCTGACTGAGTATGCCAGGCAGCACCAGTGGTGGAGCAGAGTGTTCGGGAACAACTCTGGCCCTATTGCTGAGAAGTACTCTGTGGCAACGCAGATCATGATGGGAGGTGTGACCGGATG GTGTGCGGGCTACCTGTTCCAGAGAGTAGGGAAAATAGCTGCAACAGCTGCAGGTGGAGGATTTTTATTGTTACAG ATCGCCAATCACAGTGGGTACGTCCAGGTGGATTGGAAGAAGGTGGAGAAAGATGTCAACAAGGCCAAGAAGCATCTGAAGAAAAAAGCCACAAAAGCAGCCCCTGAAATAAACTCCTTCATTGAGGAG GCCACTGAGTTTGTGAAGAGGAACATTGTCTTATCCAGTGGGTTTGTAGGTGGATTTCTCCTGGGCCTGGCCTCCTAA